From the genome of Thiovibrio frasassiensis:
ACCGGGCGAGGCACTGCCCGGAATCAAAGGAAACCATGCGGATCAATATCAGCCAGGCCCCACCGACCGATGTCGTGGAAGGCAAAAAAATCTATCTCCGGATCATCCCCATTCTTTTGGCCTTGATCCTCGGCGCCATCCTGCTGGCGCTCTTCCTCTTTGCCTTTGGCTCGAGCCAGGAAACCCTTTTGGAAAACATCGCCCTTGCCCTTTTCGTGGGGCCGGGGTTGGCGTTTTTCTTTTTTGCCGAAAAGCTCCATGGTTACAAAGCGCTTTCCGCGAAGCAGGAAAAAGAGATGGAGGAATTCCGTCGGCAGGATCCAGAAATTGCAGCCTATTGCGCCAAGGTCTCGCTGCTGGACAGGACCCTGATCAAAGCGGAATATGATGCGTGCAAAGCGCGGGCGGAAAAGGTAAAGAGGCCATAGCGCGCAGCGGAAAGCTCTGGAAGTCCCCTGCCGGACCGCGAGAAACAAGAAGTCCACCTCTTTCCACAGGATCACCCACCCATGACCCCACCGAACAAAAGCACTCCCCAAGAAGGGATGCTGGCTGCGGCCCAGCGGGAGCGGGAGCTCCGGGCACAGACCTATCGGGAAAAAGCGCTCAAGATCTACCCCTGGATCTGCGGCAGATGCGGGCGCGAATTCACCGGCAAAAAACTGCGCGACCTCACCGTCCACCACAAAGACCACAACCACGAAAACAACCCGCCCGACGGCAGCAACTGGGAGTTGTTGTGCCTCTACTGCCACGACAACGAGCATGACCGCCAGAGCGTTGCCGACGCTTATGGGGAGCTGAAGCCGGGCGAACCCCAAAAAGGCATCGCCACCTCGAATCCCTTCGCCGCACTCGGAGCCTTATTAGAAAAGAAAAAATAACTGCGCCTCTGGCCGGACCTACGATTGCGGACCGGTTTTCGCCGAGAGAATGTCTGCACCCCAGCGTATCCGCCATAGAGCAAGGGCCAACAGATCGTTGTGTTTCTGCACTACCTGCGCCATGGCAGGAGGAGAGCCATGCTCCCTGCTCCATGGCAGTGGGGACGCCACCATTCCATCAAGATCGAGCAGATAATCAGCGGTAATGGCCCGACCTTTTTCGATTCCGAGAAATTCAGGCGAAGGAGCAAGCAGGTTTTTACCAAGGGCATGGTACATGAAGCCCCTAGGCGCAGCCAATTCTATCAAGGTGGCAGCAATATCCTTGTGGGAGCCGGCAACATTGTCCGGCAGCCGTTTCCCTGCCAGAACCTTGGGCCCGTAAAGGACGAAAGGTACAGACACCCCCTCGTAAAAGCCAACCCGCCCCCCGGGATACCAACGACCAAAATGATCGCCGGTAACCGCAACGAGGAGGGAAGGAAATCTTTTCTCCATACCGCGGGCGAATGTGCCGATGCAGTGATCCGCATACCAGAGATGCCCCAGATGCTTGAGGTTTTCCTCCCCGGCAAAGCGCGCCTGCAGTTCGGCCGGGAGCTCGGGGGGCTTGAACCCCTTGGCCTGGGTGTCGACATTATACGGGGAATGATTTGATGTCGTCAGAATGATATTGAAGCTGGGAAGATCATCGCTGACAGTACGTTCCGCAAACTTGAAGATCTCTTCATCATCGACCCCCCATTCCTTTCGCTCGCCACCCAACGCCATATCCGCGCCACCATATATCTCCTCAAACCCCTGATGCTTACAAAAATCACCGATATTTTGCCAGCTCAGGTAGCCCCCGTAAAAGAATCTGGTTTTGTAGCCCAAGCGACGAAAGATCTCCGGCATCGAGGTGGGATAGGGGGTCAGCCCGGATTGCTGGTAGTTTGCCATAATCCCCGAAAATGGCATACCGGTGAGAATAGCGCCGAAAGAGCTCATGGTGCCGTTGGCGGCAGCCATGAAGGGAACCACCCGCAGCCCATCCTTGGCCAAAGCCCGCAATTCATTGGTTACCCCGAGGGGGGCAAATTGCTCCTGCAGGGGCCAAGCATCGTAACTTTCCCCGACAATAAGGAAGATGTGCCGTGGAGCCTGGCTCCCAACCCCGAGCGCATACCGTTTCAGCGCATTGTCGATATTGCCCTCCGCCTTCCCGCCTGTTGCCCTGGTCACCGCCTGCTCGATATCATTAGTGGGGAGATAGCAGTGAATATTCCCGCCCTCAATCGTCTCGAGGTGATTTTCAATGGCGTACTTCAGGGCGACAAAGGGGTTGATGGTCGCTTTATTGAGAAAGCCATCGCGGGTGATGGCTGAATCCTTAAGCTGAATCGGACGACTGCCGAAAGAGCCCCGGACACCGCCGGCCAGGAGAATGGCAACCAGGGAAAAGAAGATCCACCGACTCGGGGTCGTCCTGGTCAGGGAGGCAAGCAGATGATCCGGCAGGAGAGGTCGGGCGAGCACTTTTCTGGAGATCCTCAAACCGACAAGCAGCAACAGGATTCCGGCGCACAATTCGAGGACAACATGATACTGGGCGTAGATGGTTTTGGCGATGGCCGAGGGGTCGTCATAATACAACCCGAAAAGCCATTGATTGAACAGATCATCGTATTCCTTAAAATAACCGATGGCGATGCGGCCCAGCACCACAATGCACCCCCAGAACAGGACCCCCATGAAGAGGCGGAGCCGCTCGGTACGGTGTTCCCAATCGATAAAACCGGAGATCAAGGTCAGGGAAAAGGAGGGGACCAGGGCCAGGGTCGCCACTTTGGAGTCGAACCGGAAGCCGATCTCCAGGGATTGCCAGATGGTGTGCCAGCTGCTGTTTTCGGCGATTCGCGTTGAAAATACCGCCAGGAACAGAAGACGGTAGAGGGTAAGCAGCAGAATGCTGACCAGCCAGAAACTCCCGTCACGGGAGAGCTGGCGGGAGAAGCGAGGCCAGCTCAACTCCACTGCCCCGGCAATCCGATTTCCCTGTTCTCTGATCAGCTTGACCGCCCAAGCCGTGAATCCTCTAGACATTGCTTCCTCTTCTCTTCATTGCATACTCCCCGTGGCATATACCCGACTTCCAGCAATATGTCTATTTGTCTCGTGTATTCAAAGCGTTGCCTCGCGAACTACCCCCCCTACCCCTCTCCCAGCAGCAACCCCAGGTTGCCGGTGTGCGCCTCGGCTCCAACCCCCTTGTGGATCACCAGCTGTTTCCCCTCCCGCTGCCCGGCCTGATAGATGTCTCCATGCACCCGAGGTCCGGCGTGCTGCACGGTGCGGAGGCGGGGATAGCGACCCCGGTAGTAGCGGATCAGGCCCGGATCGGCGGCGCAGATCAGACTGCTTGCGGTATCGTTACCGCTGGTGTGCATGACCTGCCGCTCCTGGCCGGCGAGCTTTTCCCGAAACCCGTTCAACACCCCCAGCCAATAGGAATTCTTCTCTTTGCCCAAAGCCCCCGTGCTTTTCCGGTACTCCCGCCAGAGATACTCCAGCCGGTGGCGGAGAAAATGATACACATGCTCGGCCACGGCCAGATTTTCCTTGGCGCCGGTCAGCTCGATCACCCGCAGGGTTTCCCCGCTCAATGCCTCATACTGCCGGGCAATGACCACATTGACATAGAAAAAATCCTTGAGGATTGCGGCAATGAGCCGCTGGTGGGCGACGATCCGCTTCCCGCCGGGCTTGATGATCAGGTAATCATACTCAGAGGGGGTCTGGCGGTCGAGCCGCTCGAGGTTGTAACGCCGGAGGATAGCGTTGGCCTTCTCCATGGCCAGGGACGCCTCGTGGACGTTGGCGCTCTGGGCCAAGGCAAAAAGTTTTTCCACCCTGGCCAGCATCCCC
Proteins encoded in this window:
- a CDS encoding YajD family HNH nuclease, translating into MTPPNKSTPQEGMLAAAQRERELRAQTYREKALKIYPWICGRCGREFTGKKLRDLTVHHKDHNHENNPPDGSNWELLCLYCHDNEHDRQSVADAYGELKPGEPQKGIATSNPFAALGALLEKKK
- a CDS encoding LTA synthase family protein, whose translation is MSRGFTAWAVKLIREQGNRIAGAVELSWPRFSRQLSRDGSFWLVSILLLTLYRLLFLAVFSTRIAENSSWHTIWQSLEIGFRFDSKVATLALVPSFSLTLISGFIDWEHRTERLRLFMGVLFWGCIVVLGRIAIGYFKEYDDLFNQWLFGLYYDDPSAIAKTIYAQYHVVLELCAGILLLLVGLRISRKVLARPLLPDHLLASLTRTTPSRWIFFSLVAILLAGGVRGSFGSRPIQLKDSAITRDGFLNKATINPFVALKYAIENHLETIEGGNIHCYLPTNDIEQAVTRATGGKAEGNIDNALKRYALGVGSQAPRHIFLIVGESYDAWPLQEQFAPLGVTNELRALAKDGLRVVPFMAAANGTMSSFGAILTGMPFSGIMANYQQSGLTPYPTSMPEIFRRLGYKTRFFYGGYLSWQNIGDFCKHQGFEEIYGGADMALGGERKEWGVDDEEIFKFAERTVSDDLPSFNIILTTSNHSPYNVDTQAKGFKPPELPAELQARFAGEENLKHLGHLWYADHCIGTFARGMEKRFPSLLVAVTGDHFGRWYPGGRVGFYEGVSVPFVLYGPKVLAGKRLPDNVAGSHKDIAATLIELAAPRGFMYHALGKNLLAPSPEFLGIEKGRAITADYLLDLDGMVASPLPWSREHGSPPAMAQVVQKHNDLLALALWRIRWGADILSAKTGPQS
- a CDS encoding DUF2786 domain-containing protein — its product is MSEQESLLMEGWRRQLAQEYRHLCWLYRVQLTTPLFEISEGQGRAGSWSSGLDTLSLASWLIREHSWDVVLEVLKHEMSHQYVAHMGRGDELPHGPAFQEACDRLGVHPEFRSAQGAIPRLLSKEEQRSGGMLARVEKLFALAQSANVHEASLAMEKANAILRRYNLERLDRQTPSEYDYLIIKPGGKRIVAHQRLIAAILKDFFYVNVVIARQYEALSGETLRVIELTGAKENLAVAEHVYHFLRHRLEYLWREYRKSTGALGKEKNSYWLGVLNGFREKLAGQERQVMHTSGNDTASSLICAADPGLIRYYRGRYPRLRTVQHAGPRVHGDIYQAGQREGKQLVIHKGVGAEAHTGNLGLLLGEG